A genomic segment from Sorangium aterium encodes:
- a CDS encoding zinc-binding dehydrogenase: MRAVIDRRYPIERMAEAHAGVEQGRKKGSVVVITSAGDDEGAARAAVLRA, encoded by the coding sequence GTGCGCGCCGTCATCGATCGACGCTATCCGATCGAGCGAATGGCCGAGGCCCACGCCGGTGTCGAACAAGGGCGCAAGAAAGGAAGCGTCGTTGTGATCACGAGCGCTGGCGACGACGAAGGCGCTGCGCGCGCGGCCGTGCTCCGCGCGTGA
- a CDS encoding RNA polymerase sigma factor: MSRGEALTLMQLPAAVPPDSRAAAGRLTGLVMDYSAFVWRSLVRLGLPRADAEDAAQQVFLVAARRLGDIESGREAAFLFSTALRIASRARRTQQRRREVLEDAPCERVDPAPDPEEMMDRARARATLDAILDAMPLEQRAVFVLFELEQMTTADIAALLDLPAGTVASRLRRAREHFQAAVRRIEARAHFRGESP; the protein is encoded by the coding sequence GTGAGCCGTGGTGAAGCGCTGACCCTGATGCAGCTCCCCGCCGCAGTTCCGCCCGACAGCCGGGCGGCGGCCGGGCGCCTCACCGGGCTCGTGATGGACTATTCGGCGTTCGTCTGGCGCTCGCTGGTGCGGCTCGGCCTGCCGCGCGCCGACGCGGAGGACGCGGCGCAGCAGGTCTTCCTCGTGGCGGCCCGGCGGCTCGGGGACATCGAATCGGGCCGGGAGGCCGCGTTCCTGTTCAGCACGGCGCTGCGGATCGCCTCGCGCGCGCGGAGGACACAGCAGCGGCGCCGGGAGGTGCTGGAGGACGCGCCTTGCGAGCGCGTCGATCCGGCGCCGGACCCCGAGGAGATGATGGATCGCGCTCGCGCCCGCGCGACGCTCGATGCCATCCTCGACGCGATGCCCCTCGAGCAGCGCGCTGTCTTCGTGCTGTTCGAGCTGGAGCAGATGACGACGGCGGACATCGCGGCGCTGCTCGATCTTCCGGCAGGCACGGTCGCGTCTCGCCTCCGCCGGGCGCGCGAGCACTTCCAGGCCGCCGTGAGGCGGATAGAGGCGCGGGCCCATTTCCGAGGTGAATCGCCATGA
- a CDS encoding class I SAM-dependent methyltransferase: MAENSYVFAGSERARELERLRRIEGFFDPGSRRLLKASGMGPGWSCLEVGAGAGSIACWMAERVGLEGEVVAVDLDVGFMDASPPPGVRIIEGDIRQLNFHAARFDLVHARYVLIHNADFQDLLDAMLAALKPGGHLVLEEPDFTAARGASGPDIEAFDRVNRSILAMFEADGKDPGLGLRLPAILTSRGLAIEAVENEAPLCPGGHPLSEIMSISATQLQHRYLATGRVSAEDLAGYTRFAADPSAWGVYYGTVGVLARKPARTSD, encoded by the coding sequence ATGGCCGAGAACAGCTACGTATTTGCGGGTTCGGAGCGTGCGCGAGAGCTGGAGCGCCTGCGGCGGATCGAGGGCTTCTTCGACCCCGGCAGCCGGCGCCTTCTCAAGGCGTCCGGGATGGGACCCGGCTGGAGCTGCCTCGAGGTAGGAGCCGGCGCCGGGTCGATCGCCTGCTGGATGGCAGAGCGCGTGGGCCTCGAGGGCGAGGTGGTCGCGGTCGACCTCGATGTCGGGTTCATGGACGCTTCTCCGCCGCCCGGGGTCCGGATCATCGAGGGCGACATCCGCCAGCTCAATTTCCACGCGGCGCGCTTCGATCTGGTGCACGCGCGCTACGTGCTCATCCACAACGCGGATTTCCAGGATCTCCTCGACGCCATGCTCGCAGCGCTGAAGCCCGGCGGCCACCTGGTGCTCGAGGAGCCCGACTTCACCGCGGCGAGGGGCGCCTCCGGTCCGGATATCGAGGCGTTCGATCGGGTCAATCGGTCGATCCTCGCGATGTTCGAGGCCGACGGCAAGGACCCCGGCCTCGGCCTGCGCCTGCCCGCGATCCTGACGTCGCGAGGGCTCGCCATCGAGGCCGTCGAGAACGAGGCGCCGCTGTGCCCGGGCGGTCACCCGCTGTCCGAGATCATGAGCATCTCAGCCACCCAGCTCCAGCACAGGTACCTCGCGACAGGGCGGGTCAGCGCGGAAGATCTCGCCGGCTACACCCGGTTCGCGGCCGATCCGTCGGCGTGGGGTGTCTACTACGGCACCGTCGGCGTC
- a CDS encoding DUF2156 domain-containing protein, with translation MLRRTVPPPNQRSDRERVLALLKRHGWNATSFQTLESDFRYWFHGDDACVAYVDTGGAWVAAGAPITAAEQLAEVAQAFVQAAAAEGRRACLFGAEARFCERVSWSAMLVGEQPVWEPARWGGVLRSSRSLREQLRRARAKGVVARSVSRGELEDPGSPLRGEVERLMARWASSRPMAPMGFLVQLEPFSFAGERRYVVAEAGGAVVGFLAAVPVYARRGLFLEDLLRDPSAPNGTTELLVDQAMRAAAAEERLYVTLGLAPLAGPVRRGLRAARRIGARLYDFQGLYAFKAKLRPDGWAPIYLVVPPGGHGLVAIYDTLAAFSRGGLLRFGLATLLRGPAVIFEVLGWLLVPWTALLALAPAARWFPSPAVKWAWVAFDVGLAPAMLRLSRRYGQRLSLALAVLVTCDAALTLGQALLFNVPRARGAFEAAVVATAVAAPAVAAALLWSARMHKPERRFG, from the coding sequence ATGCTCCGGCGGACCGTGCCGCCGCCGAACCAGCGCTCCGACCGCGAGCGCGTCCTTGCGTTGCTCAAACGCCACGGATGGAACGCGACCTCGTTCCAGACCCTGGAGTCCGACTTTCGCTACTGGTTCCATGGCGACGACGCCTGCGTGGCTTACGTCGATACCGGCGGCGCCTGGGTCGCCGCCGGCGCGCCGATCACGGCGGCCGAGCAGCTGGCCGAGGTCGCGCAGGCGTTCGTGCAGGCGGCCGCGGCCGAGGGGCGGCGGGCGTGCCTCTTCGGCGCGGAGGCGCGGTTCTGCGAGCGGGTGTCGTGGAGCGCGATGCTCGTCGGCGAGCAGCCGGTGTGGGAGCCGGCGCGCTGGGGCGGCGTGCTCCGGTCGAGCCGGAGCCTGCGCGAGCAGCTCCGCCGCGCGCGCGCGAAGGGCGTGGTCGCGCGCTCGGTGAGCCGCGGCGAGCTCGAGGACCCCGGGAGCCCGCTGCGGGGCGAGGTGGAGCGCCTGATGGCGCGCTGGGCCTCGTCGCGGCCGATGGCGCCCATGGGCTTCCTCGTGCAGCTGGAGCCGTTCTCGTTCGCGGGCGAGCGGCGCTATGTCGTGGCGGAGGCCGGAGGCGCCGTGGTCGGCTTCCTCGCAGCGGTGCCCGTGTACGCGCGGCGCGGCCTCTTTCTGGAGGACCTGCTCCGCGACCCGTCCGCGCCGAACGGCACCACGGAGCTGCTCGTCGATCAGGCGATGCGCGCCGCCGCGGCGGAGGAGCGCCTGTATGTGACGCTCGGCCTCGCGCCGCTCGCCGGGCCTGTGCGGCGCGGGCTGCGCGCGGCGCGGCGGATCGGGGCTCGCCTGTACGATTTCCAGGGGCTTTACGCGTTCAAGGCGAAGCTGCGTCCCGACGGATGGGCGCCGATTTACCTGGTGGTCCCGCCGGGCGGCCATGGCCTCGTGGCCATCTACGACACGCTCGCGGCGTTCTCGCGCGGGGGGCTCCTGCGCTTCGGGCTCGCGACGCTGCTGCGCGGGCCAGCCGTGATCTTCGAGGTGCTCGGCTGGCTGCTCGTCCCGTGGACCGCGCTGCTCGCGCTCGCGCCCGCGGCGCGGTGGTTCCCGTCACCCGCCGTGAAATGGGCGTGGGTGGCGTTCGACGTGGGCCTCGCGCCCGCCATGCTGCGGCTGAGCCGCCGGTACGGGCAGCGGCTCTCGCTGGCGCTGGCCGTGCTGGTGACCTGCGACGCGGCGCTGACGCTGGGGCAGGCGCTGCTGTTCAACGTGCCGCGGGCGCGGGGGGCGTTCGAGGCCGCGGTCGTAGCGACGGCGGTGGCGGCGCCGGCGGTCGCGGCGGCCCTGCTGTGGAGCGCGCGGATGCACAAGCCGGAGCGGCGCTTCGGATAG
- a CDS encoding helix-turn-helix transcriptional regulator, producing MGKGQPQITNVIRALRFQASEMTQAELAEKVGVTRQTIVAIEQGRYSPSLEVAFRIAAAFGVPLEHVFQWKGGASGERG from the coding sequence ATGGGCAAGGGGCAGCCTCAGATCACCAACGTCATCCGCGCGCTGAGGTTTCAAGCGAGCGAGATGACGCAGGCGGAGTTGGCCGAGAAGGTCGGCGTCACCCGTCAAACCATCGTCGCCATCGAGCAGGGCCGCTACTCGCCCTCCCTCGAGGTCGCCTTCCGCATCGCGGCGGCCTTCGGCGTGCCGCTCGAGCACGTCTTTCAGTGGAAGGGCGGCGCGTCGGGCGAGCGGGGTTGA
- a CDS encoding ATP phosphoribosyltransferase regulatory subunit, which translates to MDRSAPSASAPPRALAHPLPAGMRDLLPEEARRRRALAKRVLDHFVLCGYQPVSLPAFEFAEVLERGLGTLDAADVLRFIEPESGEVAALRPDMTPQIARLVATRLADAPRPIRLCYEGTVLRRRQGRARRHRQIPQAGVELYGVGTLAGELEILRLAASAVREAGLEHFVVDLGHAMIARALLDAVPAGLAAELSEVLELKDASRLAAVLASPKAADVPRRIVAAIAALPDLAGGGAADPDGAAVFDRATSLLTGTPAEAPLAELRALWDAARASPELGPALRVDLGELRGLAYYTGAIFHVLADGPGEAIAAGGRYDMLLSRFGLPMPAVGFALNLDAIAWARDVAGAADEPALRVLVAVRPERAASLAAALRGLGLPAVAHAPDQDPEGYALSWRFSHLVRERDGALVVEATSGGGEAATSAGEVPAALDDAAAAQAIVLKTGAGRPGGK; encoded by the coding sequence GTGGACCGGTCAGCGCCGTCCGCCTCCGCCCCGCCGCGCGCGCTGGCGCACCCGCTGCCCGCTGGCATGCGCGATCTCCTCCCCGAGGAGGCGCGGCGCCGGCGCGCGCTCGCCAAGCGTGTGCTCGATCACTTCGTTCTGTGCGGCTACCAGCCGGTCTCGCTGCCCGCGTTCGAGTTCGCCGAGGTGCTCGAGCGCGGGCTCGGCACGCTCGACGCCGCGGACGTGCTGCGCTTCATCGAGCCCGAGTCGGGCGAGGTGGCGGCGCTCCGCCCGGACATGACCCCGCAGATCGCGCGGCTCGTGGCCACGCGGCTCGCGGACGCGCCCCGCCCCATCCGCCTCTGCTACGAGGGCACCGTCCTCCGCCGCCGCCAGGGGCGGGCGCGGCGCCACCGGCAGATCCCGCAGGCCGGCGTCGAGCTCTACGGCGTCGGCACGCTCGCCGGCGAGCTCGAGATCCTCCGCCTCGCCGCCTCCGCGGTGCGCGAGGCCGGCCTGGAGCACTTCGTTGTGGACCTCGGCCACGCGATGATCGCGCGCGCGCTGCTCGACGCCGTCCCGGCGGGGCTCGCGGCCGAGCTCTCGGAGGTGCTCGAGCTGAAGGACGCTTCCCGCCTCGCCGCCGTGCTCGCGAGCCCGAAGGCCGCCGACGTCCCGCGCCGCATCGTCGCGGCCATCGCCGCGCTGCCGGACCTCGCGGGCGGCGGCGCGGCTGACCCGGACGGCGCCGCGGTCTTCGACCGCGCCACGAGCCTCCTCACCGGCACGCCCGCCGAGGCGCCGCTCGCCGAGCTCCGCGCGCTCTGGGACGCGGCGCGGGCGAGCCCCGAGCTCGGCCCGGCGCTCCGGGTCGACCTCGGCGAGCTCCGCGGTCTGGCGTACTATACGGGTGCAATTTTCCACGTGCTCGCCGATGGCCCCGGGGAGGCGATCGCGGCGGGCGGGCGCTACGACATGCTGCTCTCCCGCTTCGGCCTGCCGATGCCGGCCGTCGGCTTCGCGCTGAACCTCGACGCGATCGCCTGGGCGCGCGACGTCGCGGGCGCAGCGGACGAGCCGGCGCTGCGGGTGCTCGTCGCTGTGCGGCCGGAGCGCGCCGCGTCGCTCGCGGCGGCGCTGCGGGGGCTGGGCCTCCCGGCCGTTGCGCACGCGCCGGACCAGGATCCGGAGGGGTACGCGCTGTCCTGGCGGTTCTCCCACCTGGTGCGGGAGCGGGACGGGGCGCTCGTGGTCGAGGCGACATCCGGCGGCGGCGAGGCCGCGACGAGCGCGGGCGAGGTTCCGGCGGCCCTCGACGACGCCGCGGCGGCCCAGGCGATCGTGCTGAAGACGGGGGCAGGACGTCCGGGCGGCAAGTAG
- a CDS encoding esterase/lipase family protein: MTEALRGWKGAMYDAPLTLHYFPNVPTAAIETRARLLLDWLLERYKRGILRLSRGDSLHLVGHSTGGMDIRWMMKLLHDHAERAADGAQIEELPAELFIKSISSVQFLSTPHRGSNLAHVFTRWSGELQLLATVLYETCRALRLPGSRFLAGSIKRLGWSAGWIDALLDTTSLLGSFDSKDGLVRARARASYFDTLRWLNDASDDFGAMADLDPARHAEDPLHAKIFRTTYGHVRVRSIVTRAEPYPSAPAWDLFTICHRWTAHNPGAELGPDCSVRRLDAAGSVALVRAHNDGIVNSVSMVWPTPEESVYVDADHADIIGHYGDSDAPQEDVVSPDRDYKRYGLFMSSSGFGRARFLDVWRSVRGFVLDAESGRERRAPSSRVVLPVFSARRTEPEAGAAADSTPAPRSEASVPSSIRGAEGAAP; encoded by the coding sequence GTGACCGAGGCGCTGCGCGGCTGGAAGGGCGCGATGTACGACGCCCCGCTCACGCTGCACTACTTTCCGAACGTGCCCACGGCCGCCATCGAGACGCGCGCGCGGCTCCTCCTCGACTGGCTTCTTGAGCGGTACAAGCGCGGGATCCTCCGCCTGAGCCGCGGCGATTCCCTCCACCTCGTCGGACACTCCACCGGCGGCATGGATATCCGGTGGATGATGAAGCTCCTGCACGATCACGCGGAGCGCGCGGCGGACGGCGCGCAGATCGAGGAGCTGCCGGCGGAGCTGTTCATCAAGAGCATCTCCTCGGTGCAGTTCCTCTCCACGCCACACCGCGGCTCGAACCTGGCCCACGTGTTCACCCGCTGGTCCGGCGAGCTCCAGCTGCTCGCGACGGTGCTGTACGAGACCTGCCGCGCCCTGCGGCTGCCGGGTTCGCGCTTCCTGGCCGGCTCGATCAAGCGGCTCGGGTGGTCCGCGGGCTGGATCGACGCGCTCCTCGACACGACGAGCCTGCTCGGCTCCTTCGATTCGAAGGATGGCCTGGTCCGCGCGCGGGCGAGGGCCAGCTACTTCGATACGCTGAGGTGGCTGAACGACGCCTCGGACGACTTCGGCGCCATGGCGGACCTCGATCCGGCCCGTCACGCCGAGGACCCTCTCCACGCGAAGATCTTCAGGACGACCTACGGGCACGTGCGCGTCCGATCCATCGTGACCAGGGCCGAGCCGTACCCGAGCGCGCCTGCTTGGGATCTGTTCACGATCTGTCACCGGTGGACCGCGCACAACCCTGGAGCGGAGCTCGGTCCGGACTGCTCCGTTCGCAGGCTCGACGCCGCAGGCAGCGTGGCGCTCGTCCGTGCGCACAACGACGGCATCGTCAACTCCGTATCCATGGTGTGGCCCACGCCGGAGGAGAGCGTCTACGTCGACGCGGACCACGCGGACATCATCGGGCACTACGGCGACTCGGACGCGCCGCAGGAGGACGTCGTGAGCCCCGACCGCGACTACAAGCGATATGGCCTCTTCATGTCCAGCTCCGGCTTCGGCCGCGCGCGGTTCCTGGACGTGTGGCGGTCGGTCCGCGGCTTCGTGCTCGACGCCGAGTCGGGCCGGGAGAGAAGGGCGCCCTCTTCCCGGGTCGTCCTGCCGGTGTTCTCCGCGAGGAGGACCGAGCCCGAGGCCGGCGCCGCCGCGGACAGCACGCCGGCGCCTCGCTCCGAGGCGAGCGTCCCTTCGTCGATCCGTGGAGCGGAAGGCGCCGCGCCGTGA
- a CDS encoding HAD family hydrolase, with amino-acid sequence MSCFYDIGVLAVPSVSEGAGVGSAAMLTPTVVVFDLDGTLIDSRGDIVAAVNHALVATGRAPLPGQVIVRYVGDGARALCARAARLPETSESVEELLRHFLEYYARHPLDFTRWMPGAQEMLERLSDLGDLAICICTNKPRSTTDAVLAALGVGARFRAVVAGGDVADKKPDPAPLLHLAARLGVQPHKMVMVGDGPQDIECARRAGARSIAVLGGFASQDELLDARPDVLLRTMGELWDVLRRWRDATVRLSTVR; translated from the coding sequence ATGTCCTGTTTCTATGACATCGGGGTGCTCGCCGTACCTTCCGTCAGCGAAGGCGCCGGCGTAGGCTCTGCGGCGATGCTCACTCCCACGGTGGTCGTGTTCGACCTGGACGGCACGCTGATCGACAGCCGGGGCGACATCGTGGCGGCGGTGAACCATGCGCTCGTGGCGACGGGCCGGGCTCCGCTGCCCGGGCAGGTGATCGTCCGGTACGTGGGCGACGGCGCGCGCGCGCTGTGTGCGCGGGCGGCCAGGCTCCCCGAGACCTCCGAGAGCGTCGAGGAGCTCCTCCGGCACTTCCTCGAGTACTACGCGCGGCACCCGCTCGACTTCACCCGCTGGATGCCCGGCGCGCAGGAGATGCTCGAGAGGCTCTCGGACCTCGGCGATCTGGCGATCTGCATCTGCACGAACAAGCCGCGCTCGACCACCGACGCGGTGCTCGCCGCGCTCGGGGTCGGCGCGCGCTTCCGCGCGGTGGTCGCGGGCGGCGACGTCGCCGACAAGAAGCCGGATCCGGCGCCGCTGCTCCACCTCGCGGCGCGCCTCGGCGTCCAGCCGCACAAGATGGTGATGGTCGGCGACGGCCCGCAGGACATCGAGTGCGCGCGCCGCGCGGGCGCGCGGTCGATCGCCGTCCTCGGCGGCTTCGCGTCGCAAGACGAGCTCCTCGACGCCCGCCCCGACGTGCTCCTCCGTACCATGGGCGAGCTCTGGGACGTCCTCCGCCGCTGGCGCGACGCGACGGTCAGGCTCTCCACCGTTCGTTAG
- a CDS encoding RNA polymerase sigma factor, with protein MALTAVPTDVPSASTRPETPLAPCGLTPPGAVGSRPSPRAASAGPLAEVICRAKDGDRESLDELTRLIRPHVERQLARYPVSDEDRLDLVQSTLLQVVRTIRSFRGDSSFTTWLFRVTANEALMLMRSQRRQRARIVEGLDFEELGLLPTMRSTIGEDDAASAAEREAYVREALCELPDDYRDVVLAHYHEDLGLQEIAQKLAVSESAVRSRLHRARVRLRAILNATAFGREIAEGVAA; from the coding sequence ATGGCTCTGACCGCCGTTCCGACCGATGTACCGAGCGCCAGCACCAGGCCTGAGACTCCTCTGGCGCCGTGCGGTCTCACCCCGCCTGGCGCGGTCGGGTCGCGCCCGTCGCCCCGCGCCGCGAGCGCGGGCCCGTTAGCCGAGGTCATCTGCCGCGCGAAGGACGGTGATCGGGAGTCGCTCGACGAGCTCACGCGGCTCATCCGCCCGCACGTGGAGCGGCAGCTCGCGCGCTACCCCGTGTCCGACGAGGATCGGCTCGACCTCGTGCAGTCGACGCTGCTGCAGGTGGTGCGGACGATCCGCTCGTTCCGGGGCGACTCGAGCTTCACGACGTGGCTTTTCCGCGTGACGGCGAACGAGGCGCTCATGCTGATGCGGTCGCAGCGGCGGCAGCGCGCGCGCATCGTCGAGGGGCTCGACTTCGAGGAGCTCGGCCTCTTGCCGACGATGCGCAGCACGATCGGCGAGGACGACGCCGCGTCCGCGGCGGAGCGGGAGGCGTACGTCCGCGAGGCGCTCTGCGAGCTGCCGGACGACTACCGCGACGTGGTGCTCGCGCACTACCACGAGGACCTCGGCCTCCAGGAGATCGCGCAGAAGCTCGCCGTGAGCGAGAGCGCCGTCCGCTCGCGGCTCCACCGGGCGCGCGTGCGCCTGCGGGCGATCCTCAACGCGACCGCGTTCGGGCGCGAGATCGCCGAGGGCGTCGCGGCCTGA
- a CDS encoding adenylosuccinate synthase, whose protein sequence is MTAIVIVGAQWGDEGKGKVVDLYTESADLVVRYAGGPNAGHTLVVGGEKLIVRLIPSGILRSNARCVMAQGMVVDPGVLVSEIDAVEARGCSTQGRLFVSDRAHLILPFHPLVDSLREAAAADGVRLGTTKRGIGPCYEDKASRRGARLGDLRDMKRLAQLVSRSIEAWTPTLRALGGEPPSLDAILEELTPLAKRITPLLADTSQLIDGALRRGERVLLEGAQGTLLDIDHGTFPFVTSSSAIAGGACVGAGVGPTRIRRVLGLAKAYCTRVGEGPFPTELEGQLGERLRSVGGEYGSVTGRPRRTGWLDLPALRYAARVNGLDGIALTKLDVLTGMPELKVCVAYDTPSGRTREFPIDDIATAKPVLETVAEWSESIDAARSMTELPAAARQYVEMVEKETGVPVDVVSVGADREATIVRRNAFA, encoded by the coding sequence ATGACCGCGATCGTGATCGTCGGCGCACAGTGGGGCGACGAGGGCAAGGGCAAGGTCGTCGACCTTTATACGGAGAGCGCCGACCTCGTGGTGCGCTACGCCGGCGGGCCCAACGCCGGCCACACGCTGGTGGTGGGCGGGGAGAAGCTCATCGTACGGCTCATCCCGAGCGGCATCCTCCGCTCGAACGCCCGCTGCGTGATGGCGCAGGGCATGGTGGTCGATCCCGGGGTGCTCGTCTCCGAGATCGACGCGGTGGAGGCGCGGGGCTGCTCGACGCAGGGGCGGCTGTTCGTTTCGGATCGCGCGCACCTGATCTTGCCGTTCCACCCGCTCGTCGATTCGCTCCGCGAGGCGGCGGCGGCGGACGGCGTGCGGCTCGGGACGACCAAGCGCGGCATCGGCCCCTGCTACGAGGACAAGGCGTCGCGGCGCGGGGCGCGGCTCGGCGATCTGCGCGACATGAAGCGGCTGGCGCAGCTCGTGTCGCGCTCGATCGAGGCCTGGACGCCGACGCTGCGCGCCCTGGGCGGCGAGCCGCCGTCGCTCGACGCGATCCTCGAGGAGCTCACGCCGCTGGCGAAGCGCATCACGCCGCTGCTCGCCGACACGTCGCAGCTCATCGACGGCGCGCTCCGCCGCGGCGAGCGCGTGCTCCTCGAGGGGGCGCAGGGGACGTTGCTCGACATCGACCATGGCACGTTCCCGTTCGTGACGTCGTCGTCGGCGATCGCGGGCGGCGCGTGCGTCGGCGCCGGGGTCGGCCCGACGCGCATCCGCCGCGTGCTCGGCCTGGCCAAGGCGTACTGCACGCGCGTGGGCGAGGGGCCGTTCCCGACCGAGCTCGAGGGCCAGCTCGGCGAGCGGCTCCGGTCGGTCGGCGGCGAGTACGGCTCGGTGACGGGCCGGCCGCGCCGGACCGGGTGGCTGGACCTGCCCGCGCTGCGCTACGCGGCGCGGGTGAACGGCCTCGACGGGATCGCGCTCACCAAGCTCGACGTGCTGACCGGCATGCCGGAGCTCAAGGTGTGCGTGGCCTACGACACGCCGTCGGGCCGCACGCGGGAGTTCCCCATCGACGACATCGCGACGGCCAAGCCGGTGCTCGAGACGGTGGCCGAGTGGAGCGAGTCCATCGACGCCGCCCGCTCCATGACCGAGCTGCCCGCGGCGGCGCGGCAGTATGTGGAGATGGTCGAGAAGGAGACCGGCGTGCCGGTCGACGTCGTCTCCGTCGGCGCGGATCGCGAGGCGACCATCGTCCGGCGCAACGCGTTCGCCTGA
- a CDS encoding tetratricopeptide repeat protein, translating into MSDPPIAEAVGRARELLRRGAYAEAEELLSGLIHDIESRLGDRAPELINPLYQYARAVSQQYPWTTLPHRERAALERALRLAVEHHGEESRPAARIQEALALSLNSSGEAELACTHMMNVVRFTERAHGDGVLLAHALGGLAYMLLDAGRWEEALATYERASGIMSGRGDGLAEFTLLFGKGRCLIAMGRHPDAVPVLERAYTWFLGRFGDNRRAKELLAWLDRARLGAAGAHET; encoded by the coding sequence ATGAGCGATCCTCCTATCGCCGAGGCCGTTGGCCGCGCCAGAGAGCTCTTGAGGCGTGGAGCGTACGCCGAGGCCGAGGAGCTGCTCTCCGGGCTCATCCACGACATCGAATCGCGGTTGGGCGACCGCGCGCCGGAGCTGATCAACCCCCTTTACCAGTACGCCAGGGCTGTGAGCCAGCAGTACCCGTGGACCACGCTGCCGCATCGCGAGAGGGCCGCGCTCGAGCGCGCGTTACGGCTCGCCGTCGAGCATCACGGCGAGGAGTCGCGTCCCGCGGCGCGGATCCAGGAAGCGCTGGCGCTGAGCCTGAACTCGTCTGGAGAAGCCGAGCTGGCGTGCACCCACATGATGAATGTCGTTCGGTTCACGGAGCGAGCCCATGGAGATGGCGTCCTGCTCGCTCACGCGCTGGGCGGGCTCGCTTATATGCTGCTGGATGCCGGGCGGTGGGAGGAGGCCCTCGCGACGTACGAGCGCGCGTCCGGCATCATGAGCGGCAGAGGAGACGGGTTGGCCGAGTTCACGCTGCTGTTTGGCAAGGGCCGTTGCCTCATCGCGATGGGACGTCACCCCGACGCGGTTCCGGTCCTCGAGCGCGCGTACACCTGGTTCCTCGGGAGATTTGGCGACAACAGGAGGGCAAAGGAGCTGCTCGCCTGGCTCGATCGTGCCCGGCTCGGAGCGGCGGGAGCCCACGAGACGTGA
- a CDS encoding glycoside hydrolase family 43 protein codes for MDYARSKLIAGLVLSAWLGACGGGEEKPDTATSGPGTSSSSSSNSSSSSGAGGSGGEGVSSGTVGSGGATGSGGATGSGGAGGSGGAGGSGGADGGGGAGSTPPPTAFDNPIIKYDAPDPTSGPGDHIFTADGAAMAWNNKVYLYTGHDEQAEGAEGYRMFDWRLWTSSDMIHWENKGAVIRYDVFSWARGSDSTGNANAAQVVERDDESGNPKFYFYAPVQGGQSAYGISIGVAVADKPEGPFKDARGIPLVFLADTDGTADHSWRNLDPTVFVDDDGRAYMYWGNGVLYWVELEDDMIHLKGETYTTDGGGKMQNRSIGGAQIHVLKNIPGYTEAPFLSKHGGLYYLTYASGFPESISYATSTSPEGPWQHRGVILDPVPNSSTIHQSLFEFKGASYLTYHDAALPTGGSYRRSTCVDRAYYNDDGTIRKIVPTHR; via the coding sequence ATGGACTACGCTCGTTCGAAGCTGATTGCTGGTCTTGTACTTTCGGCATGGCTCGGGGCTTGCGGCGGTGGTGAGGAGAAGCCGGACACGGCGACCTCTGGCCCAGGAACGTCGTCATCGAGCTCCAGCAATAGCTCGAGCAGCAGCGGCGCAGGCGGCAGCGGCGGTGAGGGCGTCAGCAGTGGCACGGTGGGCAGCGGCGGCGCGACGGGCAGCGGCGGCGCGACGGGCAGCGGCGGCGCAGGCGGCAGCGGCGGCGCAGGCGGCAGCGGCGGCGCGGATGGCGGCGGCGGCGCAGGCAGCACGCCGCCCCCGACAGCGTTCGACAACCCCATCATCAAGTACGATGCGCCAGATCCGACCAGCGGCCCCGGAGACCACATCTTTACCGCGGACGGCGCCGCCATGGCCTGGAACAACAAGGTCTACCTCTATACCGGCCATGACGAGCAGGCCGAGGGTGCAGAGGGCTACCGCATGTTCGACTGGCGGCTCTGGACATCGTCCGACATGATCCACTGGGAGAACAAGGGCGCGGTGATTCGCTACGATGTGTTCTCCTGGGCTCGCGGCAGCGACTCGACGGGCAACGCCAATGCGGCTCAGGTGGTCGAGCGCGATGACGAGAGCGGCAACCCGAAGTTCTACTTCTACGCGCCGGTGCAGGGCGGCCAGTCGGCTTATGGGATCTCGATCGGCGTCGCGGTCGCGGACAAGCCGGAGGGGCCGTTCAAGGACGCACGGGGGATCCCGCTCGTCTTCCTGGCCGACACCGACGGCACGGCGGACCATTCGTGGCGAAACCTTGATCCGACGGTGTTCGTCGACGACGACGGCCGGGCCTACATGTACTGGGGGAATGGAGTCCTGTACTGGGTCGAGCTCGAGGACGACATGATCCACCTGAAGGGTGAGACCTACACGACCGACGGCGGCGGGAAGATGCAGAACCGCAGCATCGGCGGCGCCCAGATCCACGTGCTCAAGAACATCCCCGGCTACACCGAGGCGCCTTTTCTGTCCAAGCACGGCGGCCTCTATTATTTGACCTACGCTTCGGGGTTCCCGGAGAGCATCTCCTACGCGACAAGCACGTCGCCGGAGGGGCCGTGGCAACATCGGGGCGTCATCCTGGATCCGGTGCCGAACAGCAGCACCATTCACCAGTCGCTCTTCGAGTTCAAAGGGGCCAGCTACCTCACGTACCACGACGCCGCGCTGCCGACCGGCGGCAGCTACCGGAGGTCCACCTGCGTCGATCGCGCCTACTACAACGACGACGGGACGATCCGAAAGATCGTCCCGACACACAGGTGA